The Chryseolinea soli genome contains a region encoding:
- a CDS encoding glycoside hydrolase family 130 protein has product MENALAIDLAKRFKQNPLLKPADLEPSRAGMVIECLLNPGVFRFQDMTWLLVRVAERPVQQAGHISVPIYNDYGGIEILHFRKTDPDLDGSDPRVIRYKGKDYLTTLSHLRLVCSPDGKVFHEPEGYTPIFGKDKLEAYGIEDCRVTEIEGTFNLTYTMVSALGVGVGLIQTKDWNSYDRRGMIFPPHNKDCAIFEEKINGKYYALHRPSSPQLGGNFIWLSESPDLIHWGNHKCIATTRANMWDSARIGAGAAPIKTSEGWLEIYHGADADHRYCLGALLLDLNDPSNVLARTEFPLMEPSEPYELKGFFGNVVFTNGHLVKEDTISLYYGASDEVICGAELSVKSILRTLLIK; this is encoded by the coding sequence ATGGAGAATGCACTTGCGATCGATCTTGCCAAAAGATTCAAACAAAATCCCCTGCTCAAACCGGCGGATCTGGAGCCCAGCCGGGCTGGGATGGTCATTGAATGCCTGCTGAACCCGGGCGTTTTCAGATTCCAGGACATGACCTGGTTGCTGGTCCGCGTGGCCGAGCGCCCCGTGCAGCAGGCAGGGCACATCAGTGTACCTATATATAATGACTACGGGGGAATCGAGATCCTCCACTTCCGGAAGACCGATCCCGACCTGGATGGTTCCGACCCACGGGTGATCCGCTACAAAGGAAAAGATTACCTCACCACCCTCTCGCATCTCCGGTTGGTTTGCAGCCCTGATGGGAAAGTATTTCACGAGCCGGAAGGCTATACTCCCATCTTCGGAAAGGACAAACTCGAAGCTTACGGCATCGAGGATTGCCGCGTCACCGAGATCGAAGGGACCTTCAACCTCACGTATACGATGGTGTCGGCGTTGGGCGTGGGCGTTGGATTGATCCAGACGAAAGATTGGAACAGCTACGATCGCAGGGGCATGATCTTTCCGCCCCATAATAAAGACTGCGCCATTTTTGAAGAGAAGATCAACGGAAAATATTACGCACTGCACCGCCCCAGCAGCCCGCAGTTGGGTGGGAATTTTATCTGGCTGTCGGAGTCGCCCGACCTGATCCATTGGGGAAATCACAAATGCATTGCCACGACGCGCGCAAATATGTGGGACAGCGCGCGGATCGGGGCCGGTGCAGCACCCATCAAAACCTCCGAGGGCTGGCTGGAGATCTATCACGGCGCGGATGCCGATCACCGGTATTGTCTTGGCGCCTTACTGCTCGATCTGAACGACCCTTCCAACGTACTGGCTAGAACCGAATTTCCCTTGATGGAACCCTCGGAGCCCTATGAATTAAAAGGATTCTTTGGCAACGTGGTCTTCACCAATGGCCACCTGGTGAAAGAGGATACCATCTCCCTATACTACGGCGCCAGCGACGAAGTGATCTGCGGCGCCGAATTGTCTGTCAAATCTATACTCCGGACGCTTTTAATAAAATAA
- a CDS encoding SusC/RagA family TonB-linked outer membrane protein, with amino-acid sequence MKKCIHLFLFTLATIAVSVQASAQTIVTGTVKSQSQEALPGVNVVIKNTTSGAITDPNGVFNLQIPEGLNNATLIFSLIGYISQEIPVGGQKNFSVILAEDSKLLTEVVVTGYTAQEKQKITGAVNTVSAETLNKVPVGSIDQALQGRAPGVVVSQNTGAPGEGVSVRIRGVGSINSGNSPLYIVDGVPTLDITSVSMQDVENISVLKDASAAAVYGARAANGIVIVTTKSGSSGAPKIQFNSQVGIQRPSRLIKMANTAQYAEIYNEAANTDNATKTNPLFFRKLITDDMLATLPDVNYVDEIMRQDAVLQTHSISVSGGDSKTRYFVAGNYFGQQGIIKNSDYSRVTGRVNVDSQIKKWLKAGVNLNVAKATTDLVGSSGDGAGGNGGSVVRYAFFRTPAIPIYDGQGNFTDLPQRYDLFGDGYNPVGMLAYNNNKLVSNRLFGKFFIVLEPMEGLKFTSNVGIDFTSQNQRRFDRMWGTNNRINNINRLDVTDARFQTITFSNFLTYTKNFNDHHFAFLLGTESVKVDNYILNPSQKNFPDQESNLVYLGKGLGLIETNESKTGNALLSFFGKVDYDFKEKYVASVTLRRDGSSRFGPDNRWGNFYAGSLGWRLDKESFLVDNETIDMLKLRAGYGSIGNQEIGNYAFTDQINTGYNYPFGAVKGVGYAVTDLGNSRVHWETSNQLNVGADIAILNGKFTASLDYFYKVTTDLLVRRPLPSSSGTASAPWVNDGEVLNRGVELAVSYSNAIGAFRYTISGNAATLHNEVVDISAPLRAGTYGSDFLTLTEKGHPIGSFYLYETEGIFQDAGEVFTHALPVSGVKPGDVKYKDQNQDGVIDADHDRKHVGSAIPKVTGGLTINLGFKNWDFSVFFQGAYGQKIFSVLNRDIEGFYRPFNVTERYYQNRWTGQGTSNEIPRASWDASGNNNIVYSSRFLESGSYTRLKNLQLGYTLPASLLANYGFSSVRIYFSGTNLLTFTKYSGLDPEMTVSNNALGEGDRASGMDWGTYPSAKSFNLGVSATF; translated from the coding sequence ATGAAAAAATGTATACATCTTTTTTTGTTCACACTGGCAACGATTGCTGTATCCGTGCAAGCCTCCGCGCAAACCATCGTGACGGGGACGGTCAAATCGCAATCCCAGGAAGCGCTCCCCGGCGTGAATGTGGTCATTAAGAACACGACCTCTGGTGCCATCACCGACCCCAACGGAGTTTTCAACCTCCAGATCCCCGAAGGCCTCAACAACGCTACGCTGATATTCTCACTGATCGGATATATCAGCCAGGAGATACCGGTCGGAGGACAGAAAAATTTCTCCGTGATCCTCGCGGAAGATTCCAAGCTCCTGACGGAAGTCGTTGTGACGGGCTATACGGCACAGGAAAAGCAAAAGATCACCGGCGCCGTCAATACGGTGAGTGCAGAGACCCTGAACAAAGTGCCGGTAGGTTCTATCGATCAGGCCTTGCAGGGCCGGGCACCGGGGGTGGTCGTTTCACAAAACACGGGTGCTCCGGGCGAAGGAGTTTCCGTCCGGATCCGCGGTGTCGGTTCGATCAACAGCGGGAACAGTCCGCTGTACATTGTGGATGGTGTGCCAACACTGGATATCACCTCTGTATCGATGCAGGATGTTGAGAACATCAGTGTGCTGAAAGATGCCAGCGCTGCGGCGGTTTATGGCGCCCGGGCGGCCAACGGTATTGTGATCGTCACGACAAAATCCGGAAGCAGTGGTGCTCCGAAGATCCAGTTCAACAGCCAGGTGGGCATTCAGCGGCCGAGCCGTCTGATCAAAATGGCGAACACGGCACAGTATGCGGAGATCTACAATGAAGCAGCCAACACAGACAACGCCACGAAAACCAACCCGTTGTTTTTCCGCAAGCTGATCACCGACGACATGCTCGCGACACTGCCGGACGTAAACTACGTCGACGAGATCATGCGGCAGGATGCCGTTTTGCAAACCCATAGCATTTCCGTATCGGGTGGGGACAGTAAAACAAGATACTTTGTAGCCGGCAATTACTTCGGACAGCAGGGCATCATCAAGAACAGCGACTATTCGCGGGTGACGGGCCGCGTGAACGTGGATTCGCAAATAAAAAAATGGTTAAAGGCCGGTGTCAACCTGAACGTAGCCAAGGCAACGACCGATCTGGTCGGCAGCTCCGGTGATGGCGCCGGTGGTAATGGCGGCAGTGTTGTGCGCTATGCTTTCTTCCGCACACCCGCCATTCCCATATACGATGGCCAGGGCAATTTTACGGATTTGCCGCAACGGTATGATCTATTCGGCGATGGTTATAATCCCGTGGGCATGCTGGCCTACAATAACAACAAACTGGTGAGCAACCGGTTGTTTGGAAAATTCTTTATTGTCCTTGAGCCTATGGAAGGGCTTAAGTTCACATCGAATGTCGGCATCGACTTTACCAGCCAGAACCAACGAAGGTTCGACCGGATGTGGGGGACCAACAACCGGATCAACAACATAAACCGTCTCGACGTGACGGACGCAAGATTCCAAACCATCACGTTCAGTAATTTTCTAACCTACACGAAGAACTTTAATGATCACCACTTTGCATTCCTGCTCGGCACCGAATCGGTTAAAGTAGACAATTATATACTCAACCCCAGTCAAAAGAATTTTCCGGACCAGGAATCAAACCTGGTCTATCTCGGCAAAGGACTAGGCCTCATTGAAACAAATGAGTCCAAGACCGGCAATGCGCTGCTTTCATTTTTTGGAAAAGTAGATTATGACTTCAAAGAAAAATACGTTGCCTCGGTCACGCTGCGGAGGGATGGCTCTTCCCGGTTTGGGCCGGACAACCGCTGGGGGAATTTTTACGCCGGATCTTTGGGATGGCGACTTGATAAAGAATCATTTCTCGTCGACAACGAGACGATCGACATGTTGAAGCTGCGCGCGGGCTACGGTTCGATCGGTAACCAGGAGATCGGTAACTATGCTTTCACCGACCAGATCAACACCGGCTATAATTATCCATTCGGTGCGGTGAAGGGCGTGGGGTATGCTGTGACCGATCTTGGCAACAGCCGCGTACATTGGGAAACCAGCAACCAGCTTAATGTCGGCGCAGACATCGCGATCCTCAACGGAAAGTTCACGGCCTCGCTGGATTATTTTTATAAAGTAACCACAGACCTGCTGGTAAGACGGCCCTTGCCGTCATCTTCCGGAACAGCAAGTGCGCCCTGGGTAAACGATGGCGAAGTATTGAACCGCGGCGTGGAACTTGCCGTGAGCTACTCCAATGCGATCGGAGCTTTCCGGTATACCATCAGTGGTAACGCGGCGACGTTGCATAACGAAGTGGTGGATATAAGCGCTCCGTTAAGAGCAGGAACTTATGGATCCGATTTCCTAACGCTCACCGAAAAAGGCCATCCCATCGGATCGTTCTACCTCTATGAGACCGAAGGGATCTTTCAGGATGCGGGCGAAGTCTTCACGCACGCTTTACCGGTAAGTGGTGTAAAGCCGGGAGACGTCAAATACAAAGACCAGAACCAGGACGGCGTCATCGATGCCGATCACGACCGGAAACACGTAGGCAGCGCCATTCCCAAAGTTACGGGTGGGCTTACGATCAACCTGGGATTTAAGAACTGGGACTTTTCTGTATTCTTTCAGGGAGCTTACGGCCAAAAAATATTCTCCGTCCTGAATCGTGATATTGAAGGATTCTACCGGCCGTTCAATGTTACGGAACGCTACTACCAAAATCGCTGGACAGGTCAGGGTACGTCGAATGAAATTCCGCGCGCGTCCTGGGACGCATCGGGTAACAACAACATTGTCTACTCCAGCAGATTTCTGGAAAGCGGATCCTATACACGCCTGAAGAACCTCCAGCTTGGCTATACACTTCCTGCGTCTTTACTGGCGAACTATGGATTCTCATCTGTCCGCATTTATTTCTCCGGAACAAACCTGCTCACCTTTACAAAGTACTCGGGGCTTGATCCTGAAATGACGGTAAGCAACAATGCTTTGGGTGAGGGTGACCGCGCCTCCGGAATGGATTGGGGTACATATCCTTCCGCAAAATCATTCAACCTCGGTGTCAGTGCTACTTTCTAA
- a CDS encoding RagB/SusD family nutrient uptake outer membrane protein, with protein sequence MKKINTLFLTGFILAVSACSDFLKEDLQGAYSSATFYKTESQATLALTGIYNAASFTTTDNALWVFGDVASDDAVRGGKPGDLIDIQYIDDFNYSRNNGILDRMWKRFYEGISRANYLLYYGSGIDMDVTRRERLLGEAKFLRAYFYFSLVNIFGEIPLKLNPPLNDSELYKPKVSVSDVYEQIEKDLNEAAAVLDESYTGADIGRATKGAAWGMLAKVYLYQEKWTEALNATAEVEAIGIYQLVPVYKNNFIDSTQNNVESIFEIQHLAGQSPLLGSYLNQYFSPVIYNGYVVNVPVQNFIDEFEVTDAAVVDPRLDYTVGREGQLWVNSEAYVPAWSPTGYLQKKHIQPLREGPVNNDGALNYVYMRYADILLIKAEALNELNRTNEALTPLNAVRKRARESYLYDVDLPGAGAVPTDLLPDIANTGQQGVRTAIRHERRVELGFEFHRFFDLMRYGKVVAEAALEGTGFSYDKNRYFLIPQSELDTNPAIDQ encoded by the coding sequence ATGAAAAAGATCAATACACTCTTTCTGACAGGCTTCATACTCGCGGTAAGCGCCTGCTCTGATTTTTTAAAGGAAGACCTCCAGGGTGCCTACTCGAGTGCCACCTTTTATAAAACAGAATCACAAGCCACCCTGGCGCTGACAGGCATTTACAACGCCGCTTCGTTTACGACGACCGACAATGCCTTGTGGGTATTCGGAGATGTAGCATCCGACGATGCCGTGCGCGGCGGCAAGCCCGGTGACCTGATCGACATTCAGTACATCGACGACTTTAACTACTCCCGCAACAACGGCATCCTCGACAGAATGTGGAAGCGGTTTTATGAAGGCATATCCCGTGCGAACTATTTGCTGTATTACGGTAGCGGAATCGACATGGATGTGACGCGGCGCGAACGCCTGCTGGGTGAAGCAAAATTCCTGCGAGCGTACTTTTATTTTAGCCTCGTCAATATTTTTGGGGAGATCCCTTTAAAGCTGAACCCACCGCTCAACGACAGCGAACTTTACAAACCCAAAGTATCGGTAAGCGACGTTTATGAACAGATCGAAAAAGACCTGAACGAAGCCGCCGCGGTACTGGACGAGTCCTATACCGGTGCCGACATCGGCAGGGCCACAAAAGGTGCGGCCTGGGGCATGCTGGCGAAAGTTTATCTCTACCAGGAGAAATGGACGGAAGCTTTGAACGCCACGGCAGAAGTCGAAGCGATCGGGATCTACCAGCTGGTGCCGGTGTATAAAAATAACTTCATCGACTCCACACAGAACAATGTCGAATCGATTTTTGAGATCCAGCATCTCGCCGGACAATCACCGCTGCTGGGCAGTTACCTCAATCAATATTTTAGTCCGGTGATCTACAATGGATACGTGGTGAATGTGCCCGTGCAAAATTTTATCGACGAGTTTGAAGTAACGGACGCAGCCGTGGTTGATCCGCGACTTGATTACACCGTGGGGAGGGAAGGCCAACTTTGGGTGAACAGTGAAGCATACGTCCCGGCGTGGTCTCCGACCGGGTATCTGCAGAAAAAACATATCCAGCCTTTGCGCGAAGGTCCGGTCAACAATGATGGTGCGCTGAACTACGTCTATATGCGCTACGCCGATATCCTGCTGATAAAAGCAGAAGCGCTCAACGAATTGAATCGCACCAATGAGGCTTTGACCCCTTTGAACGCCGTGCGAAAACGCGCTCGGGAAAGTTATTTATACGATGTGGATCTTCCCGGCGCGGGCGCAGTGCCGACCGACCTCTTGCCCGATATAGCCAACACGGGGCAGCAAGGCGTTCGCACAGCCATCCGTCACGAACGAAGAGTGGAGCTCGGCTTTGAGTTTCACCGCTTCTTCGACCTGATGCGCTACGGCAAAGTCGTCGCCGAAGCCGCGCTGGAAGGAACCGGTTTTTCCTATGACAAGAACCGGTATTTTCTCATACCACAGTCCGAACTCGATACGAATCCTGCCATTGATCAATAG
- a CDS encoding LamG domain-containing protein, whose product MKPVKLMLMGITLLSAMFIASCSSDDGPVEGDKTALSAAITEIEDALSSAEEGTLEGQYQSGSKATLQAAVDAAKAVVADKGAEQAKVNSALANLQAALVAFEAKVVEPIDLANLVARWKFDEGTGTTANDESTNNFDGAFKTGPAGWGAGVPTWSTDRFGAANKALHFDKGANIEVPYNTALNPTKISISIWVKADEIKPGNRFIGLQSWIGYKFELQEANRPFLSIGKPDGGTYDRDSQQNLPINEWHHLIATFGGGNMVFYVDGELVLAWDNTPGDARSISGTPYNFVIGQDFPTDKYAATDTNFDNDHIIPLAWGGFFHGSLDDIRIYKSVLTASQVASIYASEKP is encoded by the coding sequence ATGAAACCAGTAAAATTAATGCTCATGGGGATAACACTGCTTTCGGCAATGTTCATTGCCTCCTGCTCCAGTGATGACGGCCCGGTAGAAGGTGATAAGACCGCGCTTAGCGCAGCCATTACAGAGATTGAAGATGCTCTTAGCAGCGCAGAAGAAGGAACACTCGAAGGTCAGTATCAGTCAGGCTCCAAAGCCACACTACAGGCTGCCGTTGACGCTGCTAAAGCAGTCGTCGCCGACAAAGGTGCCGAACAAGCTAAAGTCAACAGTGCGCTGGCCAATTTGCAGGCCGCATTGGTGGCCTTCGAGGCCAAAGTAGTGGAGCCGATTGACCTTGCCAATTTAGTGGCTCGCTGGAAGTTTGACGAAGGTACCGGAACTACCGCAAACGATGAATCGACGAATAATTTTGATGGCGCGTTCAAAACCGGTCCTGCCGGCTGGGGTGCAGGTGTTCCTACATGGTCTACCGATCGTTTTGGCGCAGCAAACAAAGCGCTTCACTTTGACAAAGGTGCCAATATTGAAGTTCCCTATAACACCGCGTTGAATCCGACCAAGATCTCGATTTCCATTTGGGTAAAGGCAGACGAGATCAAACCCGGAAACCGTTTCATCGGTTTACAGTCCTGGATCGGTTATAAATTCGAACTGCAGGAAGCTAACCGTCCTTTCCTGAGCATTGGCAAACCCGATGGTGGAACCTACGATAGAGATTCCCAACAGAATCTTCCGATCAATGAATGGCATCACCTGATTGCCACCTTCGGCGGTGGTAACATGGTCTTCTATGTCGATGGAGAATTGGTGTTGGCATGGGACAATACGCCCGGCGATGCGCGGTCAATCTCCGGTACGCCGTATAATTTTGTGATCGGTCAGGATTTCCCGACGGACAAATACGCTGCTACCGATACGAACTTCGACAACGATCACATTATTCCCTTGGCATGGGGTGGATTCTTCCACGGTTCACTCGATGACATTAGAATTTACAAATCCGTTCTCACGGCTTCGCAAGTGGCCAGCATCTACGCTTCTGAAAAACCGTAA
- a CDS encoding LamG-like jellyroll fold domain-containing protein, with the protein MLWINLINGYAQPGQIDIARVQQMPNLPSPYLMRDWKDVAVKYDEFIFSTGATGEFLPVISLKSSGTNYPALQPILLDTYVGSPGNPAEAINIIPSIVGATLVGIDKSNQNGVNWAIKVKDFFNKANGQNVYLNGYATTSGSDWWYDVMPNVYFYQLYSQYPTLTDFNEQLTTIADRWLDAVKTMGGTTTPWAAPQMNYRGFNLLTMTPNGNGVIEPESAGTIAWLLYHAYGKTGDKKYLEGAQMALEFLSTLTANPSYELQLPYGTFMAAKMNAETGTAYDVEKMVNWSFNRGPLRGWGTIVGNWNGADVSGLIGEANDGGSDYAFVMNGFQQAAALVPMVKYDKRFARAIAKWTLNLANASRLFYSQYLPQTSQDDFDWSSAHDPQSVIAYEALKEDKDGKKLYATGDAVNGGWAETNLSLYSSSSVGYLAAVVDPTDVDGILLLDVNKTDFFGQHKFPSFLAYNPYGVPKVVTLPLGAQTYDIYNAISETVIKTSVTGNTTLTIPADEAVLLVYLPQNATTVAKAGKLYVGNDVVDYHYGYDFTGKLRIKSLDTKEERAEFNQVVDVYGAAENATGATTYSWYVNDILKESSSSGIFHWTVPEVEGTYKILLKITSGAASAKDSINLTVVERIPVPPVIAGFTADKKWFVTGSESSIICNATNSHGGPLQYTWSFSGGVLVNQNDSLIRWSAPQNEGLYTITCEVSNEDDLKATGQQQVLVKKLSDGTTASFAYYPLDGDVKDYSGNGRNAHREGTQQTNDARGEPDKAYKFSSGSDIIYVDNSTGLNFQNEITLSFWVKLDAVTEESFILSHGSWEERWKVSVTPTKRLRWTVKSASGTKDLDSSFPLELDRFYHFTVVYTPYSMELYSDGTLDTFSAASGLMSTTAKAITFGRKAVDEAAYYLKGTLDEVRIYDKALAPDEIETLKSLWNEITAVPAETDHQLTLYPNPSHGVVIIERVQDVKRIDLMTITGARINASYSYDEARDNYHLEFNTHPGMIILRVETSTGVFYKKVSVE; encoded by the coding sequence TTGTTATGGATCAATTTGATCAATGGCTACGCACAACCCGGGCAAATTGACATAGCCCGTGTTCAGCAGATGCCCAATCTTCCTTCGCCCTACCTGATGCGCGATTGGAAAGATGTCGCCGTGAAGTACGATGAATTTATTTTTTCTACCGGTGCCACCGGCGAATTTTTGCCCGTGATCAGTTTGAAATCAAGCGGCACGAATTATCCTGCATTGCAACCTATCCTTCTCGATACCTATGTAGGTTCTCCCGGCAACCCGGCCGAAGCGATCAATATCATTCCGTCTATTGTGGGCGCGACGCTTGTCGGAATTGATAAATCAAATCAGAATGGCGTCAACTGGGCGATCAAAGTCAAAGATTTTTTTAACAAGGCAAACGGACAAAATGTATACCTCAATGGCTACGCCACGACCAGCGGCAGCGATTGGTGGTATGACGTGATGCCGAATGTTTATTTCTACCAGTTGTATTCACAATATCCAACCCTGACCGATTTTAATGAACAACTCACCACGATCGCAGACCGCTGGCTCGACGCGGTGAAAACAATGGGTGGCACCACCACGCCCTGGGCAGCTCCTCAAATGAACTACCGTGGCTTTAACCTGCTCACCATGACACCGAACGGCAACGGTGTGATAGAACCTGAATCGGCCGGAACCATTGCCTGGCTGCTATACCATGCCTATGGAAAAACCGGCGATAAAAAATATTTAGAGGGCGCTCAAATGGCGCTCGAGTTTTTGTCAACACTAACCGCCAATCCGTCGTATGAGCTCCAGCTTCCGTATGGCACTTTCATGGCGGCAAAAATGAATGCGGAAACGGGGACAGCCTATGATGTGGAAAAGATGGTCAACTGGAGTTTTAACCGCGGTCCACTCAGAGGCTGGGGGACCATTGTCGGCAACTGGAATGGGGCCGATGTTTCGGGTCTCATCGGGGAGGCAAATGATGGAGGAAGCGATTATGCGTTTGTCATGAATGGATTTCAGCAGGCGGCGGCGCTTGTGCCCATGGTGAAATACGATAAACGTTTCGCACGCGCCATAGCGAAATGGACGCTCAACCTGGCGAACGCCAGTCGTTTGTTTTATTCCCAATACCTGCCACAAACCAGCCAGGATGATTTTGACTGGAGCTCGGCGCACGATCCGCAGTCGGTCATTGCCTACGAAGCTTTGAAAGAAGACAAAGACGGAAAAAAATTATATGCTACCGGCGATGCCGTAAATGGGGGATGGGCAGAAACGAACTTGAGTTTGTACAGCTCATCGAGTGTGGGATATCTTGCGGCAGTTGTCGATCCGACCGATGTTGATGGTATTTTATTGCTCGATGTTAATAAAACAGATTTCTTTGGTCAGCATAAATTTCCTTCGTTCCTGGCCTATAATCCTTACGGCGTACCCAAAGTAGTAACGCTTCCATTAGGAGCCCAAACGTATGACATCTACAACGCTATTTCAGAGACTGTAATAAAGACCTCCGTTACCGGAAATACCACCCTTACCATACCAGCCGATGAAGCTGTGTTGTTGGTATATCTTCCTCAAAACGCAACAACGGTTGCAAAGGCTGGAAAACTATACGTCGGCAACGACGTGGTGGACTATCATTATGGATATGATTTCACAGGCAAGCTCCGGATCAAATCCCTTGATACCAAAGAGGAGCGCGCTGAATTTAATCAGGTGGTAGATGTTTACGGCGCGGCGGAAAATGCGACGGGGGCGACCACATACAGCTGGTATGTTAACGATATTTTAAAAGAATCGTCTTCATCAGGTATCTTTCATTGGACTGTTCCGGAAGTGGAGGGAACGTATAAGATTTTGCTTAAGATAACTTCAGGTGCAGCTTCCGCAAAAGATAGTATCAACCTCACCGTCGTAGAAAGAATTCCGGTCCCGCCGGTCATTGCTGGGTTTACTGCCGATAAGAAATGGTTTGTTACCGGCAGTGAATCATCCATCATCTGCAATGCCACCAACAGTCACGGAGGTCCGTTACAATACACCTGGAGTTTTTCCGGCGGCGTCCTCGTCAATCAAAACGATTCGCTGATCCGTTGGAGTGCTCCACAAAATGAAGGGTTGTACACGATTACATGCGAGGTTTCCAACGAAGATGACCTGAAGGCGACAGGGCAACAGCAAGTCCTCGTGAAGAAATTAAGTGATGGCACGACGGCCTCGTTTGCCTACTATCCCCTGGACGGCGATGTCAAAGACTACAGCGGCAACGGCCGCAACGCGCACAGAGAGGGCACACAGCAAACAAACGACGCGCGCGGCGAGCCGGATAAAGCCTATAAATTTTCATCCGGAAGTGATATTATTTATGTCGACAATTCGACAGGCCTGAATTTTCAAAACGAGATAACTCTTTCCTTCTGGGTAAAGCTCGATGCCGTGACAGAGGAATCCTTCATACTATCGCACGGCAGTTGGGAAGAACGATGGAAAGTATCCGTCACCCCCACAAAGAGGTTGCGCTGGACCGTGAAATCGGCGTCCGGCACAAAAGACCTGGACAGCTCTTTTCCATTGGAGCTAGATCGCTTTTATCATTTCACCGTCGTATACACGCCCTATTCCATGGAACTTTATAGCGACGGAACCCTGGATACTTTTTCCGCCGCTTCCGGCTTGATGTCGACAACGGCAAAAGCCATTACCTTTGGCCGGAAGGCCGTAGACGAAGCCGCCTACTATTTAAAAGGCACGCTCGACGAAGTGCGTATCTACGATAAAGCGTTGGCTCCTGACGAAATTGAAACTTTGAAATCATTGTGGAATGAAATCACCGCTGTCCCAGCCGAAACCGACCATCAGCTCACCCTATATCCAAATCCGTCGCATGGCGTTGTCATCATCGAACGCGTTCAAGACGTGAAGCGCATAGACCTCATGACAATAACCGGAGCGAGAATTAACGCATCCTATTCGTACGATGAAGCGAGAGACAACTACCACCTTGAATTCAACACGCATCCTGGAATGATCATCCTCCGGGTCGAAACTTCAACTGGAGTTTTTTATAAGAAGGTTTCCGTTGAGTAA
- a CDS encoding phosphodiester glycosidase family protein, giving the protein MRTIVLFFAFLSLGFILQDSGETVIFKHPDYVLKKYVIRTREFSTTLFVVIIEPKHLKAKIQGLTQRHSNGRTAVEVVRTGAKVVLGGGFVSSFYPLIPNGFLKIDGATISALRAGGYNGVAGVNGGKLSLLRCSNESIDKVYEGFQTGPFLVQGGSVVFRPSSEASYRAYNRAIVAINTNNKVVVAVTTEPVTLLQMATFLSGTSNTDLKSKEVLNLAGGGSETLVVKGNNTVYTYGSFQDNQSALIAFY; this is encoded by the coding sequence ATGAGAACCATCGTGCTTTTCTTCGCTTTTTTAAGTTTAGGCTTCATTTTGCAGGATTCCGGTGAAACCGTCATTTTTAAGCACCCGGATTATGTGCTCAAGAAATATGTTATTCGAACGCGTGAGTTTAGCACTACCCTATTTGTTGTCATCATTGAACCGAAACATCTTAAGGCTAAGATCCAAGGCTTGACGCAACGTCATTCCAACGGCAGAACAGCTGTTGAAGTTGTCAGGACCGGTGCGAAGGTAGTGCTGGGGGGAGGTTTTGTGTCAAGTTTTTATCCCCTGATCCCAAACGGTTTTTTGAAGATCGATGGTGCAACGATCAGTGCGTTAAGGGCAGGCGGTTATAACGGTGTCGCTGGCGTTAATGGTGGCAAACTTTCGTTATTGAGATGTAGTAACGAGTCCATTGACAAAGTCTATGAAGGATTTCAGACGGGTCCCTTTCTCGTCCAGGGTGGTTCCGTTGTCTTTAGGCCAAGTTCAGAGGCATCATACAGGGCCTATAACCGGGCAATCGTCGCGATAAATACCAATAACAAAGTCGTTGTGGCCGTAACTACAGAGCCTGTTACCTTGTTACAGATGGCTACCTTTCTGAGTGGAACCAGCAACACAGATCTAAAGTCAAAAGAAGTTTTAAATCTTGCCGGCGGCGGCTCTGAGACGCTTGTGGTGAAGGGGAACAACACTGTCTACACGTATGGGAGCTTTCAGGATAATCAAAGCGCTCTTATTGCTTTTTATTAA